TCATCGAGCTGCTGATCGTCGTGGCGATCATCGGCATCCTGGCCGCCATCGCCATCCCGCAGTTCGCACAATATCGCCAGAAGGCCTACAACAGCGCAGCTCAGTCGGATCTGAAAAACAGTAAAACCAATTTGGAATCGTACTACGCTGATTTTCAGCATTACCCCGATACCGACTCCTAAACAGAGGATAGGCTGTTGGACACAAACGTAAACGAACTGTGGAGGATATGATGAAAAAAATAGCACTTCTTGCTGCTTTGATGATGGTGTTTTCAACTGGTTTTGCCATGGCTGCGACCTGGAAAAGTGGGGATTTTGCCCTGACTGATACCAACGATGACGACCTGACTATCAAGCTTTCCAATAATGTCAGTCTCAATTACGACGCTGCAACCAATGGACTTGGTTACTCAGTTGCAACCTATCATTCCAGCGGTACCCGAACCTTCGCCAGTTCCTCGGGGGATGCCCAGATCTTCTGGTATGATGGCACTCAACAGGATCCGCCGAGTGCCCCCACCGGAACAGCGTCGGCAGCTTTTGACAGCAACTGGAATGCGCTCTGAGCTTTGTTAGAGTCTGTGGTTTGTCCGAAACGGGGTGCACACTGGTGCACCCCGTTTCAGTTTGCCTTTGAATTGACTCACATGCTGAAAGAAATCATCAAAATAACATTGAAAGGCGCGGTGCGCGATCGGGTACTCCACTCTTTGCTTGTAACCGCATTGTTGATGGTGCTATTAACCCCAGTGCTCAGTTTGTTTTCAATGCGCCAAGTTCGGGAACTCTCTATTACACTCTCCCTGAGTATGATGTCTTTTGTTCTGTTGATTTTGGCAACGTTGATGGGGGCATCAGCAATCTGGCGTGACGTTGAAAAACGTTATACGGCTACTCTCCTGGGATTGCCTTTGCCGCGGGCAATTTATTTATGTGGCCGATTTGTTGGTTTGGCGCTGTTTTTGTTGATGACAGGTGTGCTGCTCGGATCGATGGTTTGTATGGTGGTTGCTATTTGTCGAGGGGAGATGTCTTCGGCATTGAACTTTAGCTGGTTTAACCTGTTAATTGCGATTACTGGCGATGTTCTGAAATACATCTTACTGGCTGCTGTTGCCTTTGTCTTTTCAGCCCTGAGCACGTCTTTTTTTCTGCCTATTTTCGGAACCATTGCTGTTTATCTTGCTGGTACTGCTTCGCAGGAAGTACTCGAATATTTGGCAACCGAGGCAGGGCGTCAACTTCCCGCCTTGTTGCGTGTTGCTACTCAGTTCTTTTGTTACCTGTTGCCTAATTTTGCCGTCTTTGATTTCAAGGTACAGGCCATTTACGGCCTGACAATTCCCGTGAAAGGGTTGCTGTACGCCGCGATTTATTTCGTGGTTTACACCGGCATTCTTCTTGTCTTGGCGGTCAAGGTTTTCGATCGCAGGGAACTGCAATGAAGAGCTGGATTCCCCTTGTTCTGTTGGTGTCCATTTATGCGGCGCTTCTGCTGCCGCTGAAGCAGTACATGGATACCAGGCCGGTAGCGGTCAAGCTTGGCTACCTACCGGAAGGAACGGTTCTGCGTTATACGGTGGGCGACCAGAAGCCGCTGGTGGCCGAGATGGCGGTGCTGAAGGTTCTGTTCTATTTCGGATCGCTGATCGAGCAGTGGCAGAACCGGGTTGTCATCCCGCCTGAATACTACAACATGTACCGCATGATCGAGACTGCGATAAGACTCGATCCATACAACATGGATGCCTACTATTTCGCTCAGGCGGCCTTTACCTGGGAGGTTGGACACGCCAGGGATGTCAACCGTCTGCTCGCTTACGGCATGAAATACCGCACCTGGGACTGGTACCTGCCGTTTTTCCGGGCGTTCAATGCCGCTTATTTTCTCAAGGATTATCGGACCGCCGGTGATGACATGAAACGGGCGGCCGAGTTGTCGGGCAGTTCGCTTTTTACCAAACTGGCGGCACGTTATTTTTACGAGGCGGGACACAATGAGCTGGGGATCGTTTTTTTGCGCTCGATGGTCAAAAAGGAGCGGGACCCCAAGGTGAAAAAGGCATTTGCCATGCGGCTGGAGGCCCTGGAGAAGGTTCAGCGACTGGAGGCGGCCGTCGATTCCTTTCGTCAGCGTTTCAGTCGGCTTCCGGGCAATCTGGATGAGCTCGTCACAACCGGTTTGATCGATGCGATTCCGGACGACCCCTATGGTGGCCGGTTCTATCTCGAGCCGAACGGCAAAGTGCGTTCGACCAGTTCCTTTGCTTCCGTCCAAAAGAAGTACGAGCATCAGCCATGAACGCCATCGATATCGAACGTCTCTGCAAAACCTATCGCGGCAAGCGTGGGGCCAGGGTTGTCGCTCTCACCGATTTGACGTTGCATGTCGCTGCCGGTGAAGTCTTCGGTTTTCTCGGGCCCAATGGCGCCGGCAAGA
This window of the Geothermobacter ehrlichii genome carries:
- a CDS encoding type IV pilin protein, coding for MLKKFRKNQKGFTLIELLIVVAIIGILAAIAIPQFAQYRQKAYNSAAQSDLKNSKTNLESYYADFQHYPDTDS
- a CDS encoding ABC transporter permease; the encoded protein is MLKEIIKITLKGAVRDRVLHSLLVTALLMVLLTPVLSLFSMRQVRELSITLSLSMMSFVLLILATLMGASAIWRDVEKRYTATLLGLPLPRAIYLCGRFVGLALFLLMTGVLLGSMVCMVVAICRGEMSSALNFSWFNLLIAITGDVLKYILLAAVAFVFSALSTSFFLPIFGTIAVYLAGTASQEVLEYLATEAGRQLPALLRVATQFFCYLLPNFAVFDFKVQAIYGLTIPVKGLLYAAIYFVVYTGILLVLAVKVFDRRELQ